A segment of the Fusobacterium ulcerans genome:
TTAAAAATAATGAAAGAGTCATAAATATAGATACTGGAAATTCAAATAATAGATGGTAGAGGTGAAAAATGAAAAAACTTTTTAATTTACTGCTGTTTTTATTTATCAGCAGTTTTACATTCTCTGAAATAATCTTAGATGTCAACAACAGTGATCCATCTATAAATGAACCTATATCTCTACAGGTAAAATTTTTAGACAGTGACAAAAAAGATTATACAATAGATGGAATAGAAAATTTTAAGATAGCTTCCAAAGGAAGTCAATCAAGCTATTCCATAGTAAATGGAAAATCTACAAGTTCAAAATCAGATATATATACTCTTATTCCTCTTAAAGAAGGAAACTTTACTTTAAAGGTGAATGGAAAAAAAGAAACATCAAATTCTATAAATATAAATGTTGCTAAAGAAGCAAAAGTCAATGTTGAAGGAAAAATGACTCTTCAGGATAACTTAAAAGAAAAAAATACTTTTTACTTTGGACAAAAAATTCCATTTGAAGAAAAATTATTAACAACTGTTCCTTTAAGAAATTTGCAATATATAGACAGACCAAACTTTGGTGATCTTTCTGTAAAAGATATAACTCCTGTAAATAACAGAGGTGGGTATACTGAGAAATATTTCACTGATGAAAATGGGAGAAGAGGATTAGAAGTAATTCTTTATCAAGGTATACTGCAAGCTAATTCTTCTGGAAATAAATCAATAAAAGGAGGATATGCTGCTGTAACAGAAAGTGGTCCTAATGACAGCTTTGTATTTGGAAATACTTCTACCCCAGTATATTTAGGTTCTAAAGAGATGGAACTTACTATTCTTCCTCTTCCATCTGGTAAACCTGCTGGTTTTCAAGATGTTGTAGGAGAATTAAAGGGAGACTATTCTTGGAATAATGATAAAGTAAAATTTGGAGAATCTGTGGTTCTTACTTTAAAACTTTCTGGAGATGTTAATTTAGATATGCTTGAAAAAGTAGTTTCTAATAATATTCCAGACTTTAATGTTTTTGAAAGTTCTAAAGAGAGCGGAGAAAAAATTGTAAATGGACAGTACTATACTGAAAAAACTTTTGATATAGCTTTTATTCCAAAAGTAACTGGGAAGGTAACTATTCCTGCTGTTAATATTCCATATTTCGATACAGCAGAGAAGAAATACAAAGAATTTGAAGTCCCTGCAAAAGTAATAGAAGTAACAGGCACAGCTAATGGTGCAGTTATTCCACCAGCAATGACTACTGCTGCTCCACCTGTAAATAATACCACTGCTGCTGTAACTGCTCCTTCTACACCAGCAGAAAAAATAGCAATCTCTTCTATTCCAGACTCACAGATAGAAGAAATTAATAAGGCCGATAACAGACTCATGATAGGAGTAATAATTCTTGCATTATTAGAGGCTGGTATTATTATATTCCTTATCTTAGATAGAAAAATATTAAAAAGTTCTTTTAATCCTAAGTTAAAACAAATGAAAAAAGCAAAAGATGACAAGGAGTTTTATAGTCTTTATTGTGAACTTATGAAAGAAAAATTTGATTTCAGTCCAAAAGCTCACTTAGAAGATAAGCTGGTAAAAAATGGAGCCAGTGAAAAAATTATTGAATTGAATAGAGATATAGAAAAGAAAATCTATGCTCTTGAATCATTAGATAGAAACGAAATATTAAAAACGCTTAAAAAGGAGTTAAAAGGATGAGACACAATTATCTTACAATGGATATAAATATTGCTTACAGTATGCTGAATATGAAGTTAAGGGATTTTTATTCATCTATTGATGCTCTGTGTGAAGATGAGGAAGTGGATAAAGAAGCTCTTATCGCACGCTTTAAAGATAATGGATTTATTTATAATAATTCTATAAATCAATTTACAAGTATATAAACCAAAAGAGGATAGCAGGGTGCTGTCCTCTTTTTTAATCCATTGCTTTATCATCATAGAAATAAAAATGGTTCTTTCCATTTTTCTTAGCTATATACAATCCTCTGTCAGCACGTTCTACAGCTGTTAAATACTCATCATCACTCTTTGCAAAACAAGCTCCTCCTATAGAAACTGTGACATTATAGTTTTTTCCATCCACCACATATTCTATATCTTCCAGCCTTTTTAAAAGTTCATTTCCAAATTGATTTATATCAATGTATGGAGAAATAGGACATATAAGTAAAAACTCATCTCCCCCTGTTCTAAACAGCATATCCTGACTTGATATACTGTTTTTTATTCCTTCCACTATTTTTTTTAATATATTATCTCCTAAATAATGACCATAAGTATCGTTTATCTTTTTAAAATTATCCACATCAATTACGAGAATCAATGGAGATTTTCTGTTTATTTTATATCTTTCAAAAAGATCATTCATGTACTTTTCCATTCCTCTTCTGTTATGAGCCTCTGTAAGTACATCTATTTCCGTTTCTTCTTTTACCTTTTTAGATATTTTTTGATTATATATTGTCAACATGCTGAATACTGCAAAGAAAAATAGAGATAAGGCAATAAGCATTTTAAAAGTCAGGTCCATATAAAAACTTTTATTTATATCATCTACTATAGCAGTATATTCATCTATCTCTTTTAGCGGACATCCCATTGAAATTATCCAGTTATAGTCCTTATACAGCTTTGCAAAAACAATTTTTTCAGATACTATTTCGCTTTTCAGTTCTTTAAAATAATATTTGTAGAAAAATTCTCCTTTGCTGTTTATTCCATTCAATTCTATCTGATTCATTTTATTTCCATTGGAATCTAATATATTTGTAGATAACGATATATCTTTTCCACTAATAAGATTATCAGGATGGACATGCTGAAGAGCATAATTTTCTCCCCCATTATAATTTAGTATTTCTTTTATTCCAATATATTGTCCACTGGCAAATTTTATCTGATGAATTTCATTTTTTATTTTTTCTTTAACTGTTTCTTTCATTTCTACTTTGGAAATATCTGAAGTTATTTTAACCTCTTCTTCTATTTCAACAATTCTCTCAATTATTTTATTTACATTTTCTTTAAGAAAGTCTTGCTTTCTCTCTAAATATATTATTCTGCTGTTGCTATGATTAACATTCATAACTATTCTTATAGAATTATACAGAAACAAAGATATGGAAATAAATATAAATACGAAAATAAATATTACAAATCTCTTATACTGTGCAAGAAGCTTTTCCATACTTTCCCCTTTTCTAAAATTTTTAATCTGATTATCTCTTCCGCCCAAAGTTATTTAACGTCTTTAATACGTACTACTTAATTGTAGTATTTAATATAAGATTAGTCAAGGATAAATTTAAAATTTTAATGTTATTTTAAGAATTAATATCCTTTAAATATATAATATATCATTGAATTTTTTATATTTTTCTGATATAATCCTACATTGAAATAAAGTTTAATATTTGTATATATTTATTCTTTATCCCTTCTTAATTTTTAACTTTTATATAGTTTTTAACAAAATAATATATATGAGGAGCTGAAAATGAGTAACTTAAACAATCAAAAAAACATTGAAAAAGATTCTGAATATTCTCTTTCTGCTGTTCCATCTTCAAAAAAGACACAGGGGTTATGGGCAGCAATGGTGGTATTAGTAGGATTTACATTCTTTACTCCTAGTATGACTGCTGGAGGAAATCTTGGTATTGGTATGAATATGATGAACTTTTTCACTGCCATGATTATTGGAAATGCATTTCTTGGGGTATACTGTGGAACTTTAGGGTATATTGGACAGAAAACCGGTCTCACTCTTGATCTTCTTGGACATCATTCTTTTGGTACAACTGGTTCTTTTTTATCTTCTGCACTTATTAGCTTTACACAAATAGGATGGTTTGGAGTAGGAGTTGCAATGTTTGCTATTCCTGTATCTGGACTTACTGGAATTCCTGTATGGCTTCTTATTGTCATTACTGGTATTGTTATGACTCTTACTGCATATTATGGTATAAAAGCTCTTGCAGTATTAGGTTCTATAGCTGTTCCGCTAATTGCACTGCTTGGAGTTTTCTCATTAAATTGGGGAATAACAAAAGTTGGTGGATTTATGAATATTTTCCCTGAGAATCCTGCAACACCTTTGAGCCTTGCCACTGGTATAGCTATCGTTGTTGGTTCTTTTATCTCAGGAGGTACTGCAACACCTAACTTTACACGTTTTTCAAAAAGTGCTAAAATAGCTGTTGTTGCAACTGTAGTTGCTTTCTTTGTTGGAAATTCTATTATGATGATATTTGGTGCTGTTGGGGGAGCTGTTACTGGAGTTGCTGATATTTTTGATATCCTTATTCTTCAAGGGCTGGCTATTCCTGCGGTAATAACTTTGGGACTTAATATCTGGACTACTAACAACAATGCACTTTATACTGCTGGACTTGGAGTTTCAAATATAACTAAAGTTCCAATGAAGCCAATGGTGCTTTTAGGGGGAGTAGTAGGAACTGTAACTGCTGTATGGCTGTATTATAATTTTGTTGGATTCCTTAATCTATTGAGTGGTATGATTCCACCAGTTGGAGCAGTTATTATTCTTCATTATTTCACTCATAAAGCTGAATATACAGATAAAAATTATAAATACAAAGACTTCAACTTTGCTGGTATCTTAGCTGTTGTATGTGGAGCATTAATTGGAATATTTGTTCCTTGGGGAATAAAACCTTTAAACTCTCTTGTATCTTCTGGTATAATATTTATAATCCTTGATAATATGCTTAATAAAAAAGAAAAGTAATTAGCCGAATCAAATTCATCTATAACAATGTGAAAAGAAGTATAATAAATAATTTAGAAATGCTTGAAGAAAATTGGGAAGAAAATTTTAATAGAGAAATGAAAAATAAAGAAAATGAAAGATAAAATTAAGATCTGTTAATTTGAGAGAAGTATTTCAATTAACAGAAACTATTATTATACTAGGAGGTAATCAATGCTTATCAAAAATATATTTATTGAAAATAGTAAAACTGCTTCTGATATCCGTGTAGAAGATGGAATATTCAAAACTATTGCTCCATCTCTTGAAGCCCTTCCAGGAGAAGAGGTCATAGACTGCACAGGTAAATCAGCCTTTCCTCCATTTATAGAAAGCCATGTACATCTTGATACATGTCTTACAGCTGGAGATCCAGTATGGAATATGTCTGGAACTTTATTTGAAGGAATAGAATGCTGGTCTAAGAGAAAAGAGAAACTGAGCAAAGAAGATGTAAAAGATCGTGCTCGTCGTGCTATAAAAATGCAGGCTTCAAATGGTATTCAACATGTACGTACTCATGTGGATGTTACAGATCCTACTCTTATTGCAATGGAAGGTATGCTGGAACTTAAAGAAGAACTTAAAGATTTTGTAAATCTGCAAATAGTTGCTTTCCCACAAGAAGGAATTCTTAGTTATCCAAATGGAAAACAGCTTCTTGAAAATGCTGTAAAAATGGGTGCTGATTGTGTAGGAGCTATTCCTCATTTTGAATTTACTCGTGAATATGCTGTTGAAAGTGTAAATTTTTGTATGGAACTTGCTGAAAAATATGGACGTCTAGTAGATGTACATTGTGATGAAATAGATGATGAGCAGTCAAAAGGACTGGAAGTATTAGCTTGCCGTGCTCTTGAAAGCGGTATGAAAGATATGGTAACTGCCAGCCATACTACTGCTATGCATAGCTACAACAATGCTTATTGCAGCAAATTATTCCGTCTTTTAGGAATGAGTGATATTAACTTTGTGTGTAATCCTCTTGTTAATACTCATCTACAGGGTAGATTTGATACTTATCCAAAACGTCGTGGAGTTACTCGTGTGAAAGAACTTCTTGCCAACGGAAATAATGTTTCTATGGGACATGATGATATATTCGACCCTTGGTATCCTCTTGGAGATGGAAATATGATGACTGTGGTACATATGGGGCTTCATGTGTGTCAAATGATGGGATATGAAGAAATTCTTAACAGCTACAAGCTTATTACTCATAATGCAGCTCGTACTCTTCACCTTGGAAGTTCTTATGGTATCAAGGAAGGAAATCCTGCCAGCTTTATAGTATTAAATAATGATAACTTCTATAATGTACTAAATAAACAAAGTGAAGTATTATACAGTTTCAATCGTGGAAGACTTATAGCTTCTGCTGTTCCTGCTGTTAAGAAAATATTATTCTAAAATAAAATGAGGGTAACTACAATTAGATTAAATTTTAGAAACTTGGATGACTAAAAAGCTAGATTAGATTTTAAGAATTTGGAAATTAGAAACATTTGTGTAATTAATGAAGTGAGTAAAACGTAAAAAACAGTATGTTTGAGCAAAGCGAGTTTCCAGTAATTAAGCAGTTAGAATTTTAACTGCTATAATTACTGAGATGCAACAGTGGAACTTAAGAACAAAATTAATAACAAATATTTCTACTGGAAAATTCTAAAATCATATGTCTATTTTTAAGTTGTCTAATTAAAAAGTCTAAAACTATATTTCTAATAAGAAGTTACCCTCATTTTTTATTTTACAATATATATAAATTCTTGACAGGGATAATCGAACACTGTTATAATATCTCCCTCTGAGAACCCAGCCTTTTTATATAATTTTCTAGCTCCCTCCCCCTTTATATCTCCATCTCGATAAGTAATTACAGACAACTTTGTCCCTACCTCAAATAGAGAAGCAAATTTTTTTACAAGTTCTGTTCCTATATTTTCTTGTCTATATTCAGGGTGTACTGCTAAAAAGCTAAGTTCTTTTTCTTCATATGAAAAAGCTAGAGCTCCTACCACCTTTTCTCCATCCTTCACTACCAGAGTTTCTTTCTTTTCTATTTTTTCAATCAATACATCTTTATAGCATTTCAAATCTAAGCCTGGGAAATTGCCGCTCACAAGTTTAACAAGCTCTATCCAGCTTTCAAAATCTCCCTTTTCTCCAAATACAGCTCTCATAACATCCCTCCTCTGCCACTAAAGACTAATGTATAAAAGAGAGAATTTAAAAATCAATGATTTCCTTATTCTCTCTTCCAGACTTTATTATATATTTTGATTATTTCTTAATATTTACCCTTATTTTTTCATTATCTCTTCAATTTCATTGTAATATTTAGGCATTTTATCTCCTAATCTTCTAGCACCATCAGCAGTGATAACAAAGTCTCCTTCATATCTCATTCCACCAAATCCGAAATATTCTTCTATTTTCTCATAGTTTAAATATTCCATGAATTTTCCTGCTGCTTTCCATCTTTTTACTAATTCAGGAATGAAATAAATTCCCGGTTCAATAGTAAATACATATCCCTCTTTTAATACTCTTGCAAGTCTTAAAGATTTTAGTCCAAACTGCATATCTCTAGGGAAGCTTTCATATCCTACTAAATCTTCTCCTAGATTTTCCATATCATGTACATCTAATCCCAGCATATGCCCTAATCCATGTGGGAAAAATACAGCATGAGCTCCAGCTTTCACTGCTTCATCTGCATTTCCTTTCATCAATCCTCTTTTTATCATACCTTCAGTCAGTACTTTTGCCACAGCTAAATGTACATCTTTGTAGTTTATTCCCGGTCTTACCATTTCTTCAGCTTTCTCAAACATCTCTATCAATAAAGAATACATATCTTTTTGCTTATCACTGTATTTTCCATTTACAGGAAAAGCAGTTGTCATGTCTCCACAATATCCCTCTCTGCTCTTTGCTCCACAGTCAAGGACAATCATGTCTCCATCTTCTACAGTGTTATCATATCCATGATTATGAAGTATATGTCCATTTTTAGTAAATATAGTAAAGAATGAAGTTGATCCATAATATTTCTTTGCCACAGCTTCAATAGCAGCTACCACTTCATATTCTTTCATTCCTACCTTTACAGTTTTCATAGCAGTAAGATGCATCTCTTTTGTAATATTTACAGCTTTTTCCAGTTCATCTATCTCTAACTGTGATTTTACATTTCTTTGTTCTATAATAGCTTTTATCAAGTCTAAAGATGTATGCTCATCATACTTAAATGGATCTAGTCCTAAAGCTTTACTTAATTTCATTACATTGTCTGCTTTATATTGAGGTATTAACAAAACCTCTCTTTTATCTGCTTTTAATTGAGCTGCAAATTTTTCAAACTCTGACATTTCAATAAAATTTTCTACTCCAGCCTCTTCTGCATAAGATTTAAGAAGTTTCTGTTCTCCCATCCATACTATGTCATCCAGTGTAAAATCTGTTCCAAATATATATTCCTTATCATTATCTATATCTATTACTCCAACAAGGCTTGGAATATCCATTCCAAAATAATAAAGGAATGTAGAATCCTGATCAAAAGAATAACAGTTATCTTTATAATTTCTAGGTGATTCATTATTTCCTGGAAGAATCACAACTCCTTTTCCCAATTTTTTCTTAAGTACTTCTCTTCTTTGAACATAAATTTCTCTTCCCAGCATTTTTCCCCCTTGGTATCTTTTATTTTTTTAATATCTTATTCTATAATACAACATTCCAATGTATTCTTTCAAGAGTATTCCTAATTTTTTAAAATTAGTGTATTCAGGGATGTAGTCAAAGAAGTTCTCAGCTTCTTTTTTAGCCATGAAATCACAAGGAGCTGGATAAAATATTAATCCTCCCTCTCCATCATCAAAAGTTTTTACACTTCTTGGAATGTGAAATGCCGATGTAATTAAAACTGCTTTTTTCTCTTTTGATCCTTCCATCATCTTTCTTATATATAAAGCATTTTCTCTTGTATTTCTGCTTTTTTCCTCTATTACAATATTTTCAGATGGTATTCCTAAAGCTACCAGTTCTCTTTTATATACTGAGCTTTCACTCTCTTTATTTTGAAGAGGGCTTCCACCAGAGATATATATTTTTTTGGGATACTTATTATAAAACTGTGCAGTTTTAATTATTCTTGCATTGGCACCTTCTGATGGCACATTTCCTCCAGCACTATTGGGCACTATTCCCCCTCCTAAAAGGATGTATACATCTCCTTCCTGAAGCTTTACTGTGGAAATCGTCGAGTACTCGCTTTCCAATTTAAAAAGAAATCTATCTACAAAAAAGTCACTTGTACCTAAATAAGTTCCCACACCAATAAAAATTAAAAGAAATCCTGATTTTATCCTTCTATTTAGTATATTTTTTAATCCAATATAGATAAAAATTAAAATAAATGGTAATGGTGACAACAATGTTAATGAAATTATTTTTTCAAGAATAAACATACGCAGCTCCTTTATATCCGTGTTCTTTCTTAATATATTACTATAATTTATTAAAAAATAAAAGGATTTTTAAAATTTTGTCTAATAACTGTAAAGTGTAGGGGAAAATCAATTAATATATACTTTACAAGGAGAGAAAAATGAAAAAATATCTATTAATTTTCATCTTTCTTGGTATGTACTTAAATAGTTCTGCTGAAGAAAATGAAAGTATAACTAATTCGGAAACAATCTACAATGGTCTGGTGGGATCTAACCACACAAATATAATAAATACTGGAATAATTAAAAATGACGGCTCCCATGGAATAACAGGTTCTTCATTTTCAACGATACAGAATTTGGGAACAATAGAGAATAATGGTGATTATGGAATTGATGTCTCTGGCGATTCAGCAATAGTTAATGAAAAAACCGGAATAATTTCTAACAAAGGAAATTTTGGAATACGATTGATTGATGGAGAAAAGGTATCTAACTTCGGAAAA
Coding sequences within it:
- a CDS encoding BatD family protein; translated protein: MKKLFNLLLFLFISSFTFSEIILDVNNSDPSINEPISLQVKFLDSDKKDYTIDGIENFKIASKGSQSSYSIVNGKSTSSKSDIYTLIPLKEGNFTLKVNGKKETSNSININVAKEAKVNVEGKMTLQDNLKEKNTFYFGQKIPFEEKLLTTVPLRNLQYIDRPNFGDLSVKDITPVNNRGGYTEKYFTDENGRRGLEVILYQGILQANSSGNKSIKGGYAAVTESGPNDSFVFGNTSTPVYLGSKEMELTILPLPSGKPAGFQDVVGELKGDYSWNNDKVKFGESVVLTLKLSGDVNLDMLEKVVSNNIPDFNVFESSKESGEKIVNGQYYTEKTFDIAFIPKVTGKVTIPAVNIPYFDTAEKKYKEFEVPAKVIEVTGTANGAVIPPAMTTAAPPVNNTTAAVTAPSTPAEKIAISSIPDSQIEEINKADNRLMIGVIILALLEAGIIIFLILDRKILKSSFNPKLKQMKKAKDDKEFYSLYCELMKEKFDFSPKAHLEDKLVKNGASEKIIELNRDIEKKIYALESLDRNEILKTLKKELKG
- a CDS encoding DUF4250 domain-containing protein encodes the protein MRHNYLTMDINIAYSMLNMKLRDFYSSIDALCEDEEVDKEALIARFKDNGFIYNNSINQFTSI
- a CDS encoding sensor domain-containing diguanylate cyclase, with amino-acid sequence MEKLLAQYKRFVIFIFVFIFISISLFLYNSIRIVMNVNHSNSRIIYLERKQDFLKENVNKIIERIVEIEEEVKITSDISKVEMKETVKEKIKNEIHQIKFASGQYIGIKEILNYNGGENYALQHVHPDNLISGKDISLSTNILDSNGNKMNQIELNGINSKGEFFYKYYFKELKSEIVSEKIVFAKLYKDYNWIISMGCPLKEIDEYTAIVDDINKSFYMDLTFKMLIALSLFFFAVFSMLTIYNQKISKKVKEETEIDVLTEAHNRRGMEKYMNDLFERYKINRKSPLILVIDVDNFKKINDTYGHYLGDNILKKIVEGIKNSISSQDMLFRTGGDEFLLICPISPYIDINQFGNELLKRLEDIEYVVDGKNYNVTVSIGGACFAKSDDEYLTAVERADRGLYIAKKNGKNHFYFYDDKAMD
- the codB gene encoding cytosine permease, translating into MSNLNNQKNIEKDSEYSLSAVPSSKKTQGLWAAMVVLVGFTFFTPSMTAGGNLGIGMNMMNFFTAMIIGNAFLGVYCGTLGYIGQKTGLTLDLLGHHSFGTTGSFLSSALISFTQIGWFGVGVAMFAIPVSGLTGIPVWLLIVITGIVMTLTAYYGIKALAVLGSIAVPLIALLGVFSLNWGITKVGGFMNIFPENPATPLSLATGIAIVVGSFISGGTATPNFTRFSKSAKIAVVATVVAFFVGNSIMMIFGAVGGAVTGVADIFDILILQGLAIPAVITLGLNIWTTNNNALYTAGLGVSNITKVPMKPMVLLGGVVGTVTAVWLYYNFVGFLNLLSGMIPPVGAVIILHYFTHKAEYTDKNYKYKDFNFAGILAVVCGALIGIFVPWGIKPLNSLVSSGIIFIILDNMLNKKEK
- the codA gene encoding cytosine deaminase produces the protein MLIKNIFIENSKTASDIRVEDGIFKTIAPSLEALPGEEVIDCTGKSAFPPFIESHVHLDTCLTAGDPVWNMSGTLFEGIECWSKRKEKLSKEDVKDRARRAIKMQASNGIQHVRTHVDVTDPTLIAMEGMLELKEELKDFVNLQIVAFPQEGILSYPNGKQLLENAVKMGADCVGAIPHFEFTREYAVESVNFCMELAEKYGRLVDVHCDEIDDEQSKGLEVLACRALESGMKDMVTASHTTAMHSYNNAYCSKLFRLLGMSDINFVCNPLVNTHLQGRFDTYPKRRGVTRVKELLANGNNVSMGHDDIFDPWYPLGDGNMMTVVHMGLHVCQMMGYEEILNSYKLITHNAARTLHLGSSYGIKEGNPASFIVLNNDNFYNVLNKQSEVLYSFNRGRLIASAVPAVKKILF
- a CDS encoding GNAT family N-acetyltransferase, yielding MRAVFGEKGDFESWIELVKLVSGNFPGLDLKCYKDVLIEKIEKKETLVVKDGEKVVGALAFSYEEKELSFLAVHPEYRQENIGTELVKKFASLFEVGTKLSVITYRDGDIKGEGARKLYKKAGFSEGDIITVFDYPCQEFIYIVK
- a CDS encoding aminopeptidase P family protein, with the translated sequence MLGREIYVQRREVLKKKLGKGVVILPGNNESPRNYKDNCYSFDQDSTFLYYFGMDIPSLVGVIDIDNDKEYIFGTDFTLDDIVWMGEQKLLKSYAEEAGVENFIEMSEFEKFAAQLKADKREVLLIPQYKADNVMKLSKALGLDPFKYDEHTSLDLIKAIIEQRNVKSQLEIDELEKAVNITKEMHLTAMKTVKVGMKEYEVVAAIEAVAKKYYGSTSFFTIFTKNGHILHNHGYDNTVEDGDMIVLDCGAKSREGYCGDMTTAFPVNGKYSDKQKDMYSLLIEMFEKAEEMVRPGINYKDVHLAVAKVLTEGMIKRGLMKGNADEAVKAGAHAVFFPHGLGHMLGLDVHDMENLGEDLVGYESFPRDMQFGLKSLRLARVLKEGYVFTIEPGIYFIPELVKRWKAAGKFMEYLNYEKIEEYFGFGGMRYEGDFVITADGARRLGDKMPKYYNEIEEIMKK
- a CDS encoding YdcF family protein; translation: MFILEKIISLTLLSPLPFILIFIYIGLKNILNRRIKSGFLLIFIGVGTYLGTSDFFVDRFLFKLESEYSTISTVKLQEGDVYILLGGGIVPNSAGGNVPSEGANARIIKTAQFYNKYPKKIYISGGSPLQNKESESSVYKRELVALGIPSENIVIEEKSRNTRENALYIRKMMEGSKEKKAVLITSAFHIPRSVKTFDDGEGGLIFYPAPCDFMAKKEAENFFDYIPEYTNFKKLGILLKEYIGMLYYRIRY